The proteins below come from a single Agrococcus beijingensis genomic window:
- a CDS encoding Ig-like domain-containing protein, translating into MLRWIKRHRRSSTAAGLVTAVSIALGVVAFSHDGFTTTDVEMHDGSVWVTKSDTLQLGHLNVQAGELDAALTSPSNSFDVLQDAGRVLLLAHDTSTAMVVDPATVQAGTAITLPPGGAIAMGGGMVAVTDPETGMLWPMRWADLPAFAPATTEPAIEVGGGVVAAVGRDGTIVAVSPETGVEMTVREGDDGLEPQSRERGELRGMDEPTITMVGDRPVVLDAASQTLLLPGGAVQTEADAVLQQVGDAADRVLLASPTSLVRQPLDGGGASIDEVADTGSDAVAPVQLGGCAFGIWPATGRFVRDCADDGRDTEELVEQAAGTPLVFRVNRDTVVLNQFAAGRSWLLSDELIMVDNWDDLVPPQSEETSDEESESTEDVFENVTPPVTEENSPPTANDDDFGARAGRSTLLPVLWNDSDPDGDVLTASLSGDVPEGVSVAAVENDSQLQVQLSPSYAGGDFAFEYAVADGRGESDTATVRLAVRGDDENSVPEPLRETTFVVEQGATAEYQVLQDWHDPDGDDMVLVDAVSDSGDTIQTDASGRLVYTATGEAGLQAVLLTISDGRDSTTGELQVDVREPGSAPPFANADFVSTVAGREVAVRPLLNDYSPSGAPLRLAQVGEVPGVTMQWDPTTGTVRIVDGPVGTHYFSYIVAADGPETASGRIRVDIREPDDEARPVAVRDTALLPQQGEALVDLLANDVDPTGGVLVVQQLTIENGAPISVELIDRRLARIRDARGIDAPFQFSYTVSNGRFSETGTVEVIPVAPPAQPRAPVAVDDSATVRAGDFQTVDVLGNDFSPDGGAFALSPQLVDGGFASLDEGLAFVSEGRLRVHALEAASGRVTIAYEIVDELGNRDSATLTVEVVPRADAGNDPPMPRTVTSRVLAGSSVRIPIPLEGIDPDGDGVDLVGYDSAPDQGEITETGADHFVFEAYPDAAGTVEFVYRVRDRWGEEATASAIIGIAPAASVNQTPFAELDTVVARPDRSIAIPVLDNDSDPDQDPLSLQPEKLELPPELEGAAIDRERGTIDLRTPAVPGIHQFTYGVEDSGGASTTGTVMLTVDADAQLLPPIAKDDPVPAADVVLGQPMRVPVLANDVDPDGDADELQLSIVTGRGTVVGDEVEVEPTDAFQVITYRVTDVDGQTAEAFLSVPAVRSPAPMLASTEPVQVPSGVLRELPLREFVVVSSGNAPRITSGETVTAVNADGSALVIDPETLAYTSVAGYTGPASITFEVTDGTSPEDPAGNTAVLTIPIEVIASSVIPPIFAGASLEVVAGERATEFDLRAATTDPDPGDLEAMRYDGLAGSGEGVLASLNGSVFTASAERTTRPGTTTSYQVRITDPHGNEITGTVLLTVVATDRPLAATEIDAVEGVQGQPLVIDVLRNDFNPYANDGVPLRVVDAQVAAGDGVASFGDREATVTPGPDFSGLLTVQYTVEDATELTERRVTGTVAVTVKGRPDAPLRPNVKSVGDRQVTLEWAAPLSNGAPITGYLVQSADGSASQQCPSTTCAIEGLQNNVTYTFHVTAQNEVGDSDASPASADARPDVRPEAPPAPTATRGDTQLDIAWAPAVSNGSPVTNYILEISPAPASGTIMVETGTATSYTWTGLANGTAYSFRVRAENLAPEPGDWSTSSRAETPAGRPFPVTGVTSSVDRSIPREVQMSVSWAAANGNGAEVTTYTVTPSRGQAQTVTGTSASFASIPADGSEITFTVVATNAVGASDASAPTPALRAVNGPEAPGSVSVVDGDGQVQVSFAPGATNGLRADEVLFEVSSAAGVQQMGPGGTYTGLSNHGGPYAVQVRAFAIIDGQRYESAWAASSNQASPYGPPPAPTIWMTSQTEQVTYFWQPNGTNGRPLARIEWTQENAGADIKSVDPTAGSQSQSLPGGHQAFMTAIVVDVDGNVSERVTVGPVVAGYQPGVISLQRGPVAHRDTCNVGKPTPCYAYELHWSNMVPGTYDYNCFHTVGLGQPATRRVVIPAASGSTRVEIDDSWLCHSGEAGEAWMTVTGGPSSQDIITPRIAWPGP; encoded by the coding sequence ATGCTGCGATGGATCAAGCGCCATCGCCGATCGTCGACCGCGGCAGGCCTCGTGACCGCCGTGAGCATCGCGCTGGGCGTCGTGGCGTTCAGCCACGACGGGTTCACCACCACCGATGTCGAGATGCACGACGGCAGCGTCTGGGTGACGAAGAGCGACACCCTGCAGCTCGGCCACCTCAACGTGCAGGCGGGCGAGCTCGACGCCGCGCTCACCTCGCCCTCGAACAGCTTCGACGTGCTGCAGGATGCGGGCCGGGTGCTGCTGCTCGCGCACGACACCTCGACGGCGATGGTCGTCGACCCAGCGACCGTGCAGGCCGGCACCGCCATCACCCTGCCGCCCGGCGGCGCGATCGCGATGGGCGGCGGCATGGTCGCGGTCACCGATCCCGAGACCGGCATGCTGTGGCCGATGCGCTGGGCCGACCTGCCGGCCTTCGCGCCCGCGACCACGGAGCCGGCGATCGAGGTCGGCGGCGGGGTCGTCGCCGCGGTCGGTCGCGACGGCACGATCGTCGCGGTCTCGCCGGAGACGGGCGTCGAGATGACGGTGCGCGAGGGCGACGACGGGCTCGAGCCGCAGTCGCGCGAGCGCGGCGAGCTGCGCGGCATGGACGAGCCGACGATCACGATGGTCGGCGATCGCCCGGTGGTGCTCGATGCCGCATCGCAGACGCTGCTGCTGCCGGGCGGCGCGGTGCAGACCGAGGCGGATGCGGTGCTGCAGCAGGTGGGCGACGCGGCCGACCGGGTGCTGCTCGCGAGCCCGACGTCGCTGGTCAGGCAGCCGCTCGACGGCGGCGGTGCGAGCATCGACGAGGTCGCCGACACGGGGTCGGACGCGGTCGCGCCCGTGCAGCTCGGCGGCTGCGCCTTCGGCATCTGGCCGGCCACCGGTCGGTTCGTGCGCGACTGCGCCGACGACGGCCGCGACACCGAGGAGCTGGTCGAGCAGGCGGCAGGCACGCCGCTGGTGTTCCGGGTGAACCGCGACACGGTCGTGCTCAACCAGTTCGCGGCAGGTCGCTCGTGGCTGCTGTCGGACGAGTTGATCATGGTCGACAACTGGGACGACCTGGTGCCCCCGCAGTCCGAGGAGACGAGCGACGAGGAGTCCGAGTCGACCGAGGACGTCTTCGAGAACGTCACCCCACCCGTCACCGAGGAGAACTCACCGCCGACCGCGAACGACGACGACTTCGGCGCGCGCGCTGGCCGCTCGACCCTGCTGCCGGTGCTCTGGAACGACAGCGACCCCGACGGCGACGTGCTCACCGCATCCCTCTCCGGCGACGTGCCCGAGGGCGTTTCGGTCGCCGCCGTCGAGAACGACTCGCAGCTGCAGGTGCAGCTCTCCCCCTCCTACGCCGGCGGCGACTTCGCCTTCGAGTACGCGGTCGCCGACGGTCGCGGCGAGAGCGACACCGCGACGGTGCGCCTGGCAGTGCGCGGCGACGACGAGAACTCCGTGCCCGAGCCGCTGCGCGAGACCACGTTCGTCGTCGAGCAGGGCGCGACGGCCGAGTACCAGGTGCTGCAGGACTGGCACGACCCCGACGGCGACGACATGGTGCTCGTCGACGCGGTCAGCGACTCCGGTGACACGATCCAGACGGATGCGTCGGGTCGGCTCGTCTACACCGCCACCGGGGAGGCGGGCCTCCAGGCGGTGCTGCTGACGATCTCGGACGGCCGCGACAGCACGACCGGTGAGCTGCAGGTCGACGTGCGCGAGCCCGGCAGCGCGCCGCCGTTCGCCAACGCCGACTTCGTCTCGACGGTCGCCGGCCGCGAGGTGGCCGTGCGCCCGCTGCTGAACGACTACTCGCCCAGCGGCGCCCCGCTGCGGCTCGCGCAGGTCGGCGAGGTGCCCGGCGTGACGATGCAGTGGGATCCGACGACCGGCACCGTGCGCATCGTCGACGGCCCGGTCGGCACCCACTACTTCAGCTACATCGTCGCCGCCGACGGCCCCGAGACCGCCTCCGGCCGCATCCGCGTCGACATCCGCGAGCCCGACGACGAGGCCCGCCCGGTCGCGGTGCGCGACACGGCGCTGCTGCCGCAGCAGGGCGAGGCGCTCGTCGACCTGCTCGCCAACGACGTCGACCCGACCGGCGGCGTGCTGGTGGTGCAGCAGCTGACGATCGAGAACGGCGCCCCGATCTCGGTCGAGCTGATCGACCGACGGCTCGCGCGCATCCGCGATGCGCGCGGCATCGACGCGCCGTTCCAATTCAGCTACACCGTCTCGAACGGGCGCTTCAGCGAGACCGGCACCGTTGAGGTGATCCCGGTCGCGCCGCCCGCCCAGCCGCGGGCACCGGTCGCGGTCGACGATAGCGCGACGGTCCGCGCCGGCGACTTCCAGACCGTCGACGTGCTCGGCAACGACTTCTCGCCCGACGGGGGCGCGTTCGCGCTGTCCCCGCAGCTCGTCGACGGCGGCTTCGCCTCGCTCGACGAGGGCCTCGCCTTCGTGTCGGAGGGCCGGCTGCGCGTGCACGCGCTCGAGGCCGCGTCGGGCAGGGTGACCATCGCCTACGAGATCGTCGACGAGCTCGGCAACCGCGACAGCGCCACGCTGACGGTCGAGGTCGTGCCGCGCGCCGACGCGGGCAACGATCCCCCGATGCCTCGCACCGTCACCTCGCGCGTGCTCGCGGGCTCGTCGGTGCGCATCCCCATCCCCCTCGAGGGCATCGACCCCGACGGCGACGGCGTCGACCTGGTCGGCTACGACTCGGCCCCCGACCAGGGCGAGATCACCGAGACCGGTGCCGACCACTTCGTCTTCGAGGCCTACCCCGACGCGGCGGGCACTGTCGAGTTCGTCTACCGCGTGCGCGACCGCTGGGGCGAGGAGGCGACGGCATCGGCGATCATCGGCATCGCGCCCGCCGCGAGCGTCAACCAGACGCCATTCGCCGAGCTCGACACCGTCGTCGCGCGGCCCGACCGCAGCATCGCCATCCCGGTGCTCGACAACGACTCCGACCCCGATCAGGATCCCCTCTCGCTCCAGCCGGAGAAGCTCGAGCTGCCGCCCGAGCTCGAGGGCGCCGCCATCGACCGCGAGCGCGGCACGATCGACCTGCGCACGCCCGCCGTGCCCGGCATCCACCAGTTCACCTACGGCGTGGAGGACTCCGGCGGCGCCTCGACCACGGGCACGGTCATGCTGACGGTCGACGCCGACGCGCAGCTGCTGCCGCCGATCGCGAAGGACGACCCCGTCCCCGCCGCCGACGTGGTGCTCGGGCAGCCCATGCGGGTGCCGGTGCTCGCCAACGACGTCGACCCCGACGGCGACGCCGACGAGCTGCAGCTCTCGATCGTGACCGGTCGGGGAACGGTGGTCGGCGACGAGGTCGAGGTCGAGCCGACGGATGCGTTCCAGGTCATCACCTACCGGGTGACGGATGTCGACGGTCAGACCGCGGAGGCGTTCCTGAGCGTGCCCGCGGTGCGGAGCCCCGCGCCCATGCTCGCGAGCACCGAGCCGGTGCAGGTGCCGTCGGGGGTGCTGCGCGAGCTGCCGCTGCGCGAGTTCGTCGTGGTCTCCTCCGGCAACGCGCCGCGCATCACCTCGGGCGAGACGGTGACCGCCGTCAACGCCGACGGCTCGGCGCTGGTGATCGACCCGGAGACGCTCGCCTACACCTCCGTGGCGGGCTACACCGGGCCCGCGTCGATCACCTTCGAGGTGACCGACGGCACGAGTCCCGAGGATCCGGCGGGCAACACCGCGGTGCTGACGATCCCCATCGAGGTGATCGCCTCGAGCGTGATCCCGCCGATCTTCGCCGGCGCGAGCCTCGAGGTGGTGGCAGGCGAGCGGGCGACCGAGTTCGACCTGCGCGCGGCCACCACCGACCCCGACCCCGGCGACCTCGAGGCGATGCGCTACGACGGGCTCGCCGGCTCGGGCGAGGGCGTGCTCGCCTCGCTGAACGGCTCGGTCTTCACCGCGAGCGCTGAGCGCACGACCCGCCCTGGCACCACGACGTCGTACCAGGTGCGCATCACCGACCCGCACGGCAACGAGATCACCGGCACGGTGCTGCTCACGGTGGTGGCGACCGACCGGCCGCTGGCGGCCACAGAGATCGACGCGGTCGAGGGCGTGCAGGGCCAGCCGCTCGTGATCGACGTGCTGCGCAACGACTTCAACCCATACGCGAACGACGGCGTGCCGCTGCGCGTCGTCGACGCGCAGGTCGCCGCGGGCGACGGCGTCGCATCGTTCGGCGATCGCGAGGCCACCGTCACCCCCGGCCCCGACTTCTCCGGGCTGCTGACGGTGCAGTACACGGTGGAGGACGCGACCGAGCTGACCGAGCGCCGCGTGACCGGCACGGTCGCCGTCACCGTGAAGGGCAGGCCCGACGCGCCGCTGCGGCCCAACGTCAAGTCGGTCGGGGACCGTCAGGTCACGCTCGAATGGGCGGCGCCGCTGTCGAACGGCGCCCCCATCACCGGCTACCTGGTGCAGTCGGCCGACGGCTCCGCGTCGCAGCAGTGCCCCTCGACGACCTGCGCGATCGAGGGGCTCCAGAACAACGTCACCTACACGTTCCACGTCACCGCGCAGAACGAGGTGGGCGACTCCGACGCCTCCCCCGCTTCCGCCGACGCCCGCCCCGACGTGCGGCCCGAGGCGCCGCCGGCGCCCACAGCGACCCGCGGCGACACGCAGCTCGACATCGCGTGGGCACCGGCCGTCTCGAACGGCTCGCCCGTGACCAACTACATCCTCGAGATCTCGCCGGCACCGGCGAGCGGCACGATCATGGTCGAGACCGGCACCGCGACCTCCTACACCTGGACGGGACTCGCCAACGGCACCGCCTACTCGTTCCGCGTGCGGGCCGAGAACCTGGCGCCAGAGCCGGGCGACTGGTCGACCTCGTCGCGGGCCGAGACGCCCGCCGGCCGGCCGTTCCCGGTGACCGGCGTCACCAGCTCGGTCGACCGCTCCATCCCGCGCGAGGTGCAGATGTCGGTGTCGTGGGCTGCGGCGAACGGCAACGGCGCCGAGGTCACGACCTACACGGTGACGCCGTCGCGAGGTCAGGCGCAGACGGTCACCGGCACCAGCGCCAGCTTCGCGAGCATCCCCGCCGACGGGTCGGAGATCACCTTCACCGTGGTCGCGACCAACGCGGTCGGCGCGAGCGACGCATCCGCCCCCACCCCCGCGCTCCGCGCGGTGAACGGGCCGGAAGCGCCCGGCTCGGTGAGCGTGGTCGACGGCGACGGCCAGGTGCAGGTGAGCTTCGCGCCAGGCGCGACGAACGGGCTGCGCGCCGACGAGGTGCTGTTCGAGGTGTCGAGCGCCGCAGGCGTGCAGCAGATGGGCCCCGGCGGCACCTACACCGGACTCAGCAACCACGGCGGGCCCTACGCGGTGCAGGTGCGCGCCTTCGCGATCATCGACGGGCAGCGCTACGAGAGCGCCTGGGCGGCGTCGAGCAACCAGGCCAGCCCGTACGGGCCTCCGCCGGCACCCACAATCTGGATGACGTCGCAGACCGAGCAGGTGACCTACTTCTGGCAGCCGAACGGCACGAACGGGCGACCGCTCGCGCGCATCGAGTGGACGCAGGAGAACGCCGGCGCCGACATCAAGTCGGTGGACCCGACCGCAGGCTCGCAGTCGCAGAGCCTGCCCGGCGGTCATCAGGCGTTCATGACCGCGATCGTGGTGGATGTGGACGGCAACGTGAGCGAGCGGGTCACGGTCGGTCCCGTGGTCGCCGGCTACCAGCCCGGCGTCATCTCGCTGCAGCGAGGCCCCGTCGCCCACCGCGACACGTGCAACGTCGGCAAGCCGACGCCGTGCTACGCCTACGAGCTGCACTGGAGCAACATGGTGCCAGGCACGTACGACTACAACTGCTTCCACACGGTGGGCCTCGGGCAGCCCGCCACGCGCCGTGTCGTCATCCCGGCCGCGAGCGGCTCCACCCGGGTCGAGATCGACGACTCCTGGCTCTGCCACAGCGGCGAAGCGGGCGAGGCGTGGATGACCGTGACGGGCGGGCCGAGCAGTCAGGACATCATCACGCCACGCATCGCCTGGCCCGGGCCCTGA
- a CDS encoding M15 family metallopeptidase: MRRAGVLLAAVLVLTGCGAPSMPDATRAQEPATASASPSLATPTVAPSAAAPGPTTTAPSAPDPAAPPQPAAPSAPEPAAPPAASWDIDAASSLQVLVNKRRPLQPPEYQPALVAISSAQEGGETVRPEGDAALTAMSAQMRAEIGEGTFVFSSYRGYDRQAELYSGYVARYGQAEADTTSARPGHSEHQTGLAVDLSGTGGQCRLSTCFGDTAAGRWIAANAWQHGFVVRYPQGMEEVTGYEWEPWHVRYVGVEVSTAMHERRVATLEELFGTGPAPDY, from the coding sequence GTGCGACGAGCTGGGGTGCTGCTGGCGGCGGTCCTGGTGCTGACCGGCTGCGGTGCGCCGTCGATGCCGGACGCGACGCGCGCACAAGAGCCCGCAACCGCATCCGCCAGCCCGTCGCTCGCGACGCCCACGGTCGCGCCGTCGGCAGCAGCCCCGGGCCCGACGACCACCGCTCCGAGCGCTCCGGACCCCGCCGCGCCGCCGCAGCCCGCTGCCCCGAGCGCTCCCGAGCCGGCAGCGCCGCCCGCGGCGAGCTGGGACATCGACGCGGCGAGCAGCCTGCAGGTGCTCGTCAACAAGCGCCGCCCGCTGCAGCCGCCCGAGTACCAGCCGGCCCTCGTCGCGATCTCGAGCGCGCAGGAGGGCGGAGAGACCGTGCGGCCCGAGGGCGACGCGGCCCTCACCGCGATGTCGGCGCAGATGCGCGCCGAGATCGGCGAAGGCACGTTCGTCTTCTCCTCCTATCGCGGCTACGATCGCCAGGCCGAGCTCTACAGCGGCTACGTCGCCCGCTACGGGCAGGCCGAGGCCGACACGACCAGCGCCCGGCCGGGGCACAGCGAGCACCAGACCGGCCTCGCCGTCGATCTGTCGGGCACGGGCGGGCAGTGCCGCCTGAGCACGTGCTTCGGCGACACCGCCGCGGGCCGCTGGATCGCGGCGAACGCCTGGCAGCACGGCTTCGTCGTGCGCTACCCGCAGGGCATGGAGGAGGTCACCGGCTACGAGTGGGAGCCGTGGCACGTGCGCTATGTGGGCGTCGAGGTGTCGACGGCCATGCACGAGCGCCGCGTCGCGACGCTCGAGGAGCTCTTCGGCACCGGACCGGCTCCGGACTACTGA